The following coding sequences lie in one Xylocopa sonorina isolate GNS202 chromosome 7, iyXylSono1_principal, whole genome shotgun sequence genomic window:
- the Unc-45 gene encoding unc-45 myosin chaperone — protein sequence MTKITNPTAHEWKEKGNAEFNKGNWPEALSCYTNALKLTNEDNSEKAIYYKNRAAVYLKQQEYSKAIKDCDEALKICPNDPKALFRRCQALEALERFEEAYRDARYIISADPGNKAIQPIAARLHEIVQDRYKQNSRVSAKVSQMMDIAFEMKGDNEKRETAMNNLLVLARERAGAEIMFNDGVISKIVKTLKLEKNEEIITIAVRIIAELCKDNINRTEHIIKEIGIPWFLEMINSKLTERVNAGQYCLQTVLNTYSGMENKPDSKPKKELCDKYNKEIDTILSCLLYSVTNRTISGLARDAIIELIMRNIHYTTLNWAERLVELRGLQRLMEVASELEEYKYESAMDITSSTRTVTSVCLARIYENMYYDAAKEKFKNAIDEFIKDKLLTPDIESKVRVVVAITTLLLGPLDVGNTVIAKEGILEMILVMAGTDDVLQQKVACECIVAAASKKDKATAIINQGVNILKKLYQSKDDSIRVRALVGLCKLGSSGGTDATIRPFADGATKKLAEACRRFLINPKKQKDMRKWAVEGLSYLTFDAEVKEKLIEDRQAIQAMIELAKTGDQSVIYGVVTTLVNLCNAYDKQELIPEMIELAKFAKHHIPEEHELDDIDFVNKRVIALAKAGVTTALVALSKTESQNSRELIARVFNAICSQQDVRGIIVQQGGAKALLPLALDGTDKGKKQASQALARLGITINPEVAFPGQRLMEVVRPFINLLNPECSALENFEALMALCNLAGINDTVRKRILNEGGFQKIESYMYEEHEMLRRASTQVMNNLMMCEDTIKYYEQENDRVKYLVILCQDEDIDTSLAAAGALAMLTSVSIKSCIKVFDSKDWLESLRYLLANPNSDLQHRGIVIVSNMMKSTKEVATRMIETDVMEILMALTKDDSVQNKQIKELAAKALEAAAEWNLIRKYDNGEQSSQSTNNLENVE from the exons atgacaaaaataacAAATCCGACTGCACATGAATGGAAAGAGAAAGGGAATGCAGAATTCAATAAAGGGAATTGGCCGGAGGCTTTAAGCTGTTATACAAATGCACTGAAGCTTACAAATGAGGATAattctgaaaaggctatttattataaaaatcgtGCTGCTGTATATTTAAAACAGCAAGAGTATAGTAAAGCGATAAAAGATTGCGATGAAGCACTTAAGATATGCCCGAATGACCCTAAAGCACTCTTTCGTCGATGTCAagcattagaagcattagaaagatttgAGGAAGCATATCGTGATGCAAGATACATTATTTCCGCAGATCCTGGCAATAAAGCGATTCAACCTATTGCTGCAAGGCTACATGAAATTGTACAGGACAGATATAAACAAAATTCTCGTGTTAGTGCCAAG GTATCACAAATGATGGATATAGCTTTTGAGATGAAAGGGGATAATGAGAAACGAGAGACAGCAATGAATAATTTGCTTGTCCTTGCTCGAGAAAGAGCAGGAGCAGAAATAATGTTTAACGATGGAGTCATTTCTAAAATAGTAAAAACACTTAAGCTTGAGAAGAATGAAGAGATAATAACAATTGCTGTTCGAATTATTGCAGAATTATGTAAAGATAATATTAATAGAACTGAACATATTATAAAGGAAATCGGAATACCTTGGTTTTTAGAAATGATTAACAGTAAACTTACAGAAAGAGTAAATGCGGGTCAATATTGTCTACAA aCTGTACTAAATACATATAGTGGCATGGAGAACAAACCAGACTCAAAACCAAAAAAAGAATTATGTGATAAATACAACAAGGAGATTGATACTATTTTATCTTGTCTACTGTATAGTGTAACAAACAGAACCATTTCTGGATTAGCCAGAGATGCAATTATAGAACTCATTATGCGTAACATTCACTATACTACATTAAACTGGGCTGAACGTTTGGTTGAACTTCGTGGTTTACAACGTTTAATGGAAGTAGCAAGTGAACTTGAGGAATATAAGTACGAATCGGCAATGGACATTACATCATCTACTAGAACTGTAACAAGTGTATGCTTGGCAAGAATTTATGAGAACATGTATTACGATGCAGCGAAGGAAAAGTTTAAAAATGCTATTGATGAATTCATTAAAGATAAATTACTTACACCGGATATAGAATCTAAG GTACGTGTCGTAGTAGCAAtaacaactttattgcttggcCCATTGGACGTTGGAAATACAGTAATTGCAAAAGAAGGAATTTTAGAAATGATACTCGTTATGGCCGGTACAGATGATGTATTACAACAAAAGGTTGCTTGTGAATGTATTGTGGCTGCGGCATCCAAAAAGGACAAGGCTACCGCTATTATCAACCAGGGCGTGAATATATTGAAGAAATTATATCAATCTAAAGATGATTCTATCAGAGTACGTGCTTTAGTAGGATTGTGTAAATTGGGTAGTTCAGGCGGAACGGATGCCACAATAAGACCATTTGCTGATGGCGCAACGAAAAAATTGGCCGAAGCATGTAGaagattcttgattaatcctaaaaAGCAAAAGGATATGAGAAAATGGGCAGTAGAAGGATTATCATATCTGACTTTTGATGCTGAAGTCAAGGAGAAATTGATCGAAGATCGTCAAGCGATACAAGCAATGATAGAACTTGCCAAAACTGGAGATCAGTCTGTAATTTATGGTGTTGTTACTACATTAGTAAATTTATGTAATGCTTACGATAAACAAGAACTTATACCAGAAATGATTGAGTTGGCGAAATTTGCGAAACATCATATACCAGAAGAACATGAACTCGATGATATAGACTTTGTGAACAAACGAGTAATTGCACTAGCCAAAGCTGGTGTGACAACCGCATTGGTTGCACTTTCCAAAACGGAAAGTCAAAATAGCAGGGAGTTAATAGCGCGTGTATTTAATGCAATTTGCAGTCAGCAAGATGTACGAGGAATTATTGTTCAACAAGGTGGAGCGAAAGCACTTTTACCATTGGCATTAGATGGAACAGATAAAGGAAAGAAACAAGCATCGCAAGCACTTGCACGTTTAGGAATAACGATAAATCCAGAGGTTGCATTCCCTGGACAAAGATTGATGGAAGTAGTTCGACCATTTATAAATCTTCTGAATCCAGAATGTTCTGCACTTGAGAACTTCGAAGCTTTGATGGCTTTATGCAATTTAGCTGGAATTAACGATACCGTTCGGAAACGAATCCTGAATGAAGGCGGCTTCCAAAAAATCGAATCCTACATGTACGAAGAGCATGAAATGTTGAGACGAGCATCTACACAAGTTATGAATAATTTAATGATGTGCGAGGATACCATAAAATATTATGAACAAGAAAACGATAGAGTTAAATATCTAGTCATTCTTTGTCAGGATGAAGATATAGATACCAGCTTGGCAGCAGCAGGAGCTTTAGCAATGTTAACATCAGTTAGCATAAAATCTTGCATTAAAGTATTTGATTCAAAAGATTGGTTGGAATCACTGCGTTATCTACTAGCTAATCCAAATTCTGATTTACAACACAGAGGAATTGTAATTGTTTCGAATATGATGAAAAGTACAAAAGAAGTTGCAACTCGAATGATTGAAACGGATGTAATGGAAATATTAATGGCTCTCACAAAGGATGATTCAGTACAAAATAAGCAGATAAAAGAACTAGCGGCTAAAGCGTTAGAAGCTGCAGCTGAATGGAATCTTATTAGAAAATATGATAATGGAGAACAATCGTCACAGAGTACAAATAATTTGGAAAATGTCGAATAA
- the LOC143425450 gene encoding cell division cycle 7-related protein kinase — translation MEEKPQMEEDNDDENKVIVSNTIPLIRDLFHVHGKVGEGTFSSVFLATLKSSDSSKKFALKHLVPTRHPEKIERELQCMQQIGGKDYIVGLELCLRSFETVVFVMPYMRHDKFSEYVQDMTVQETKDYMIALLTALRRVHKFNIIHRDVKPSNFLYDRCNKRYLLVDFGLAQEYIPEKKSNSLKLDNSETQAVKRKRSDENSINFSLKTNKKDAEKKCYCFGKAKVCSLCISRPEQTAPRAGTPGFRAPEVLLKHPSQTPAIDIWASGVMMLCILSGTQPFFHSPDDCTALAEITAIFGSNKMQQCAHKLGKKIIFSEDIPGVDIVSLCQKLQKRNKNSLNSKDHNMYEKVSDTQFPKEAYHLLLKLLDLDYKTRLTADQALNHPFLQL, via the exons atGGAAGAGAAACCTCAGATGGAAGAAGATAACGATGATG AAAATAAAGTTATTGTCTCAAATACGATTCCACTGATACGAGATTTATTTCATGTGCATGGGAAAGTTGGAGAAGGAACCTTTAGTTCTGTATTTTTAGCTACTTTAAAATCGTCCGATAGTTCCAAAAAATTTGCATTGAAACATTTAGTTCCTACCAGACATCCAGAAAAAATTGAACGAGAATTACAATGTATGCAGCAAATAGG GGGAAAAGATTATATAGTTGGATTAGAATTATGTTTACGAAGCTTTGAAACAGTAGTGTTTGTAATGCCATATATGAGACACGATAAATTTtcg GAATATGTACAAGACATGACTGTTCAAGAAACAAAGGATTATATGATCGCATTACTTACTGCACTGCGAAGAGttcataaatttaatattatacaTAGGGATGTTAAACCTAGTAATTTTCTATATGATAGGTGTAATAAaag ATATTTGTTAGTTGATTTTGGATTAGCACAGGAATATATACCAGAAAAGAAATCTAATAGTCTCAAATTAGATAATTCTGAAACACAAGCTGTTAAGCGAAAAAGATCAGATGAG AACAGTATCAATTTTTCTCTTAAAACTAATAAAAAAGATGCAGAAAAAAAATGTTACTGTTTTGGAAAAGCAAAAGTTTGCTCGTTGTGTATATCAAGACCAGAACAAACAGCTCCAAGAGCTGGTACACCAGGTTTTCGTGCTCCTGAAGTTTTATTGAAGCATCCATCACAAACACCTGCAATTGATATTTGGGCAAGTGGAGTAATGATGCTGTGTATCCTCAGTGGTACTCAACCATTTTTTCATTCACCAGATGACTGTACAGCTTTAGCAGAAATAACAGCTATATTTGGATCAAATAAAATGCAACAGTGTGCACACAAATTag GAAAAAAAATTATCTTTAGCGAAGATATACCAGGAGTTGATATTGTATCTTTATGTCAGAAATTACAAAAAAGAAATAAGAATTCATTAAATAGTAAAGATCATAACATGTATGAAAAG GTATCGGATACTCAGTTTCCAAAGGAAGCTTATCAtcttttattaaaattattagatTTAGATTACAAGACACGCCTTACTGCAGATCAAGCTTTAAATCATCCATTTTTACAATTATGA
- the LOC143425154 gene encoding mitochondrial import inner membrane translocase subunit Tim22, whose protein sequence is MFKINTSKEPTSSSEISEDKSNLDFDKIAIYFISTQQRFRENIIIPRTVGPIQLKTNEEKLVERVMESCTFKSIASCILGYGLGAAIGLFSSSVNPNVASVEKQQSVREVFKEMKTTTLGYAKNFAVVGCVFSAIECTIESYRGKSDWKNGTYAGGLTGGIIGLRAGVKAGLIGAAGFAAFSTAIDYYMHKS, encoded by the exons atgtttaaaatcaACACATCCAAAGAACCGACATCCTCGTCAGAAATATCTGAGGATAAGAGTAACCTGGACTTCGATAAGATAGCTATTTATTTCATTAGTACTCAACAAAGGTTTAGAGAAAATATTATAATTCCAAGAACCGTTGGTCCTATACAACTTAAAACCAACGAAGAGAAATTAGTAGAACGTGTAATGGAAAGTTGTACCTTTAAAAGTATAGCAAGTTGTATTTTAG GATATGGCTTAGGAGCTGCAATAGGTTTATTTTCGTCAAGTGTAAATCCAAATGTGGCTAGTGTTGAGAAACAACAATCTGTACGCGAGGTATTCAAAGAAATGAAAACTACAACGCTGGGTTATGCAAAAAATTTTGCTGTAGTTGGTTGTGTATTTTCTGCAATTGAATGTACAATAGAATCG TACAGAGGTAAATCTGATTGGAAGAATGGTACATATGCTGGTGGTTTAACAGGTGGAATAATAGGACTAAGAG CTGGTGTAAAAGCGGGTTTAATTGGCGCAGCAGGCTTTGCAGCCTTCTCAACAGCAATAGACTATTATATGCATAAATCTTAA
- the Septin1 gene encoding septin 1 has protein sequence MSSESVKTFASLETPGYVGFANLPNQVHRKSVKKGFEFTLMVVGESGLGKSTLVNSLFLTDLYPERVIPDAIEKTNQTVKLDASTVEIEERGVKLRLTVVDTPGYGDAIDNTDSFKAIIQYIDDQFERFLRDESGLNRRNIVDNRIHCCFYFISPFGHGLKPLDIEFMKQLHNKVNIVPVIAKADVLTKKEVLRLKKRVMEEIEGSGIKIYPLPDCDSDEDEDYKEQVRQLKEAVPFAVCGANTLLEVKGRKVRGRLYPWGVVEVENPDHCDFIKLRTMLITHMQDLQEVTQEVHYENYRSERLAKGAPVPPRRQTIAESERSNSVSEKDRILQEKEAELRRMQELVAVMQAQMQQQQP, from the exons ATGTCCAGTGAAAGCGTAAAAACG TTTGCTAGTCTCGAGACTCCTGGATATGTGGGGTTTGCAAATTTACCTAATCAGGTGCATAGAAAGTCAGTGAAAAAGGGATTTGAATTTACACTTATGGTTGTTGGAGAATCTGGTCTTGGAAAATCTACATTAGTTAACAGTTTATTTCTTACTGATTTGTATCCAGAACGTGTAATTCCTGATGCTATAG AGAAAACTAATCAAACTGTTAAACTTGATGCTTCAACTGTGGAGATCGAAGAAAGAGGTGTGAAACTTAGATTGACCGTTGTTGACACACCCGGTTATGGAGATGCAATTGATAATACAGATAGTTTTAAAGCTATCATACAATACATAGATGACCAATTTGAAAGATTTTTACGCGACGAAAGTGGTTTAAATAGAAGGAACATAGTAGACAATAGAATTCATTGTTGCTTCTATTTTATCTCACCATTTGGTCatgg GTTGAAACCTTTGGACATAGAATTTATGAAACAACTTCATAATAAAGTCAATATTGTGCCTGTAATTGCTAAAGCTGATGTACTTACAAAAAAAGAAGTGCTGCGTTTAAAAAAACGAGTTATGGAAGAAATTGAGGGTAGCGGTATAAAAATCTATCCTTTACCGGATTGTGACAGCGACGAAGATGAGGATTATAAAGAGCAAGTTAGACAACTAAAAGAAGCTGTCCCATTTGCTGTATGTGGAGCAAACACTTTACTAGAAGTGAAAGGGCGGAAAGTCCGCGGACGATTGTATCCGTGGGGTGTGGTTGAGGTTGAAAATCCTGATCATTGTGATTTTATAAAACTAAGAACAATGTTAAT TACGCATATGCAGGATTTGCAAGAAGTGACTCAAGAAGTGCACTATGAAAATTATCGCAGTGAAAGATTAGCAAAAGGAGCACCTGTACCACCTCGAAGACAAAC CATTGCAGAATCGGAAAGAAGCAATTCTGTATCAGAAAAGGATCGTATTTTGCAAGAAAAAGAAGCAGAATTGCGACGAATGCAAGAACTAGTAGCAGTGATGCAAGCACAAATGCAACAACAACAACCTTAA
- the Eif4h1 gene encoding eukaryotic translation initiation factor 4H1 isoform X3: MAGRGGYEDSRDYGGGYQSGRKPLPTEPPYTAFVGNLPNGIVQGDVDKIFDKLNVKGIRLVKDKETDRFKGFCYVEFEDLADLKAALTMDGRVEIDNSLIKIDVAEGKRNDRGGGFERRSRIGGGSGGGFRGRDGGRGGYGDNFGQSHGAGKQGSGSREWSRNASSRSYGNKPPTRGIGPERKPFHDEPFHKDPPPAEATGRRRLKLQPRTIQDPINAIAESSKSSSIYGGAKPREEKINTDDK; this comes from the exons ATGGCTGGTCGAGGTGGTTACGAAGATTCAAG AGATTACGGAGGTGGATATCAAAGTGGCAGAAAGCCATTACCAACTGAACCACCTTATACTGCATTTGTGGGAAATTTGCCAAATGGAATTGTACAAGGAGATGTTGACAAAATCTTTGACAAACTTAATGTCAAAGGAATCAGATTGGTCAAAGATAAAGAAACTGACAG gtTTAAGGGTTTTTGTTATGTTGAATTTGAAGATTTGGCAGACTTAAAGGCTGCATTGACTATGGATGGAAGAGTGGAAATAGATAATAGTCTCATTAAAATAGATGTAGCAGAGGGCAAAAGAAATGACCGAGGAGGTGGTTTCGAAAGAAGAAGTCGCATTGGTGGTGGGAGCGGAGGAGGCTTTAGGGGGAGAGATGGTGGTCGTGGTGGATACGGTGATAATTTCG GTCAAAGTCATGGTGCTGGTAAGCAAG GAAGTGGAAGTCGAGAGTGGTCGCGCAATGCGTCGTCTAGATCATATGGTAACAAACCACCTACTCGCGGAATTGGACCAGAACGAAAACCATTTCATGATGAACCATTTCATAAAGATCCACCTCCAG CTGAAGCAACTGGAAGAAGGCGCCTGAAGCTGCAACCAAGAACAATTCAGGATCCTATTAATGCGATTGCTGAATCAAGTAAATCAAGTTCAATTTATGGTGGTGCAAAACCTCGAGAGGAGAAAATTAATACTGATGACAAGTAA
- the Eif4h1 gene encoding eukaryotic translation initiation factor 4H1 isoform X1: MAGRGGYEDSRDYGGGYQSGRKPLPTEPPYTAFVGNLPNGIVQGDVDKIFDKLNVKGIRLVKDKETDRFKGFCYVEFEDLADLKAALTMDGRVEIDNSLIKIDVAEGKRNDRGGGFERRSRIGGGSGGGFRGRDGGRGGYGDNFGQSHGAGKQGSTWDMRSNRGNYNQFNDDAGSGSREWSRNASSRSYGNKPPTRGIGPERKPFHDEPFHKDPPPAEATGRRRLKLQPRTIQDPINAIAESSKSSSIYGGAKPREEKINTDDK; the protein is encoded by the exons ATGGCTGGTCGAGGTGGTTACGAAGATTCAAG AGATTACGGAGGTGGATATCAAAGTGGCAGAAAGCCATTACCAACTGAACCACCTTATACTGCATTTGTGGGAAATTTGCCAAATGGAATTGTACAAGGAGATGTTGACAAAATCTTTGACAAACTTAATGTCAAAGGAATCAGATTGGTCAAAGATAAAGAAACTGACAG gtTTAAGGGTTTTTGTTATGTTGAATTTGAAGATTTGGCAGACTTAAAGGCTGCATTGACTATGGATGGAAGAGTGGAAATAGATAATAGTCTCATTAAAATAGATGTAGCAGAGGGCAAAAGAAATGACCGAGGAGGTGGTTTCGAAAGAAGAAGTCGCATTGGTGGTGGGAGCGGAGGAGGCTTTAGGGGGAGAGATGGTGGTCGTGGTGGATACGGTGATAATTTCG GTCAAAGTCATGGTGCTGGTAAGCAAGGTAGTACATGGGACATGAGGAGTAACCGAGGCAACTATAATCAATTTAATGATGATGCAGGAAGTGGAAGTCGAGAGTGGTCGCGCAATGCGTCGTCTAGATCATATGGTAACAAACCACCTACTCGCGGAATTGGACCAGAACGAAAACCATTTCATGATGAACCATTTCATAAAGATCCACCTCCAG CTGAAGCAACTGGAAGAAGGCGCCTGAAGCTGCAACCAAGAACAATTCAGGATCCTATTAATGCGATTGCTGAATCAAGTAAATCAAGTTCAATTTATGGTGGTGCAAAACCTCGAGAGGAGAAAATTAATACTGATGACAAGTAA
- the Eif4h1 gene encoding eukaryotic translation initiation factor 4H1 isoform X2: MEILDYGGGYQSGRKPLPTEPPYTAFVGNLPNGIVQGDVDKIFDKLNVKGIRLVKDKETDRFKGFCYVEFEDLADLKAALTMDGRVEIDNSLIKIDVAEGKRNDRGGGFERRSRIGGGSGGGFRGRDGGRGGYGDNFGQSHGAGKQGSTWDMRSNRGNYNQFNDDAGSGSREWSRNASSRSYGNKPPTRGIGPERKPFHDEPFHKDPPPAEATGRRRLKLQPRTIQDPINAIAESSKSSSIYGGAKPREEKINTDDK; this comes from the exons atggAAATCTT AGATTACGGAGGTGGATATCAAAGTGGCAGAAAGCCATTACCAACTGAACCACCTTATACTGCATTTGTGGGAAATTTGCCAAATGGAATTGTACAAGGAGATGTTGACAAAATCTTTGACAAACTTAATGTCAAAGGAATCAGATTGGTCAAAGATAAAGAAACTGACAG gtTTAAGGGTTTTTGTTATGTTGAATTTGAAGATTTGGCAGACTTAAAGGCTGCATTGACTATGGATGGAAGAGTGGAAATAGATAATAGTCTCATTAAAATAGATGTAGCAGAGGGCAAAAGAAATGACCGAGGAGGTGGTTTCGAAAGAAGAAGTCGCATTGGTGGTGGGAGCGGAGGAGGCTTTAGGGGGAGAGATGGTGGTCGTGGTGGATACGGTGATAATTTCG GTCAAAGTCATGGTGCTGGTAAGCAAGGTAGTACATGGGACATGAGGAGTAACCGAGGCAACTATAATCAATTTAATGATGATGCAGGAAGTGGAAGTCGAGAGTGGTCGCGCAATGCGTCGTCTAGATCATATGGTAACAAACCACCTACTCGCGGAATTGGACCAGAACGAAAACCATTTCATGATGAACCATTTCATAAAGATCCACCTCCAG CTGAAGCAACTGGAAGAAGGCGCCTGAAGCTGCAACCAAGAACAATTCAGGATCCTATTAATGCGATTGCTGAATCAAGTAAATCAAGTTCAATTTATGGTGGTGCAAAACCTCGAGAGGAGAAAATTAATACTGATGACAAGTAA